Proteins co-encoded in one Kutzneria chonburiensis genomic window:
- a CDS encoding winged helix-turn-helix transcriptional regulator has protein sequence MGVDLLLLTGDPDPSSVLPALSLLPHVVRPLAPEVSALLEAGPHDAVLVDARGDLAGARSLCRLLSSSGIEVPVVAIVTEGGLVAVTADWGVDEILLPNAGPAEVDARLRLVSSRRKPEQSGAAGAIQLGELVIDDATYTARLKGRPLELTYKEFELLKYLAQHAGRVFTRAQLLQEVWGYDFFGGTRTVDVHVRRLRAKLGPEHELMIGTVRNVGYKFVRPSRPGARTGGGVGVDHDTHDDSESDAFRALAQQFR, from the coding sequence ATGGGTGTAGATCTGCTGCTGTTGACCGGGGATCCGGACCCGTCGTCGGTGCTGCCGGCGCTGTCGCTGCTGCCGCACGTGGTGCGTCCGCTCGCGCCCGAGGTGTCCGCGCTGCTCGAGGCCGGTCCACACGACGCCGTGCTGGTGGACGCCCGAGGTGACCTGGCCGGCGCCCGCTCGCTGTGCCGGCTGCTGTCCAGCAGCGGCATCGAGGTCCCGGTTGTGGCGATCGTCACCGAGGGCGGCCTGGTCGCCGTCACCGCCGACTGGGGCGTCGACGAGATCCTGCTGCCCAACGCCGGCCCGGCCGAGGTCGACGCCCGGCTCCGGCTGGTCAGCTCCCGCCGCAAGCCGGAGCAGTCCGGCGCGGCCGGCGCCATCCAGCTCGGCGAGCTGGTCATCGACGACGCGACCTACACGGCCCGGCTCAAGGGCCGGCCGCTCGAGCTCACGTACAAGGAGTTCGAGCTGCTCAAGTACCTCGCCCAGCACGCGGGCCGGGTGTTCACCCGGGCCCAGCTGCTCCAGGAGGTCTGGGGCTACGACTTCTTCGGCGGCACCCGCACGGTCGACGTGCACGTCCGGCGGCTGCGGGCCAAGCTCGGCCCCGAGCACGAGCTGATGATCGGCACCGTGCGCAACGTGGGCTACAAGTTCGTCCGTCCCTCCCGGCCCGGCGCCCGCACCGGCGGCGGTGTCGGCGTCGACCACGACACGCACGACGATTCGGAGTCCGACGCCTTCCGTGCGCTGGCCCAGCAGTTCCGCTGA